One genomic region from Microcystis panniformis FACHB-1757 encodes:
- a CDS encoding chlorophyll a/b-binding protein, with protein sequence MFIESLSQLVVKSLEEKPTTFEQITRPKANMKMYPQERWEWGMTTAAEVWNGRLAMIGFLAIIIELITGQGPLHFVGLL encoded by the coding sequence ATGTTTATCGAATCTCTCTCCCAGTTAGTGGTCAAATCCCTAGAGGAAAAACCCACCACTTTCGAGCAAATTACCCGTCCGAAAGCGAATATGAAAATGTATCCCCAGGAGCGTTGGGAATGGGGAATGACCACGGCAGCTGAGGTGTGGAATGGTCGATTAGCGATGATCGGTTTTCTGGCAATTATTATCGAATTAATTACCGGTCAAGGACCGTTACATTTTGTTGGTTTATTATAA
- a CDS encoding tetratricopeptide repeat protein, protein MEYGKKGNFVQSLAQFNLAIRLNPNDAIAYILRGDAYLS, encoded by the coding sequence ATGGAATATGGAAAAAAAGGAAATTTTGTGCAATCGCTGGCACAATTTAACCTGGCGATACGTCTCAATCCTAACGATGCTATTGCTTACATTCTTCGAGGCGACGCATATTTGAGTTAG
- a CDS encoding tetratricopeptide repeat protein, with product MIADYTQAIRLDPNYADAYNLRGLVYEMSGNRQKAITDLEKAANLYQQQGDTAQAQKVLDLLKELQQ from the coding sequence GTGATCGCCGACTACACCCAAGCAATTCGCCTCGATCCTAACTATGCTGATGCTTACAACCTGCGAGGGCTTGTCTATGAAATGTCAGGAAACCGTCAAAAAGCGATCACCGACTTGGAAAAAGCAGCCAATTTATATCAGCAACAGGGTGACACAGCACAAGCTCAAAAAGTCTTAGATTTGTTGAAAGAATTACAGCAATAA
- the hemH gene encoding ferrochelatase yields the protein MKGLQKPLAWLISTLRASKSQENYRQIGGAPFTQDYGSTGHSTATTSRGNGREVSVYIGMRYWNPFTEEAIERIKRDHIKKLVILPLYPQFSISTSGSSFRVLEEMWQQDPYLRLTEYTLIPSWYDHPAYLSAMADLIARELEQCPNPDQVHIFFSAMVSPKLCGGSGDPYQRQLKNALGRSCVRSTGPISTL from the coding sequence ATCAAAGGATTACAAAAACCGTTAGCTTGGTTAATATCGACGCTAAGAGCGAGTAAATCCCAAGAAAATTACCGTCAGATTGGTGGTGCTCCCTTTACTCAAGATTACGGAAGCACAGGCCACAGCACTGCAACAACGTCTCGCGGAAATGGGCGCGAAGTGAGCGTTTATATCGGGATGCGTTACTGGAATCCCTTCACCGAAGAAGCGATCGAGCGGATTAAACGGGATCATATCAAAAAATTAGTTATTCTTCCCCTTTATCCCCAATTTTCCATCAGCACCAGTGGTTCCAGTTTTCGTGTGCTGGAGGAAATGTGGCAGCAGGATCCCTATCTGCGTTTGACGGAATATACTCTCATCCCTTCTTGGTACGATCATCCCGCTTATCTGAGTGCTATGGCCGATCTGATCGCACGAGAATTAGAGCAGTGTCCTAATCCTGACCAAGTACATATCTTTTTTAGCGCCATGGTGTCCCCAAAGTTATGTGGAGGAAGCGGAGATCCCTATCAAAGGCAATTGAAGAATGCACTAGGGCGATCATGCGTACGCTCAACCGGCCCAATCAGTACACTTTAG